Proteins from a single region of Gossypium arboreum isolate Shixiya-1 chromosome 1, ASM2569848v2, whole genome shotgun sequence:
- the LOC108481554 gene encoding uncharacterized protein LOC108481554: MGNCSLKGVNAECRNSIRVLTDGGEIIDVKGPKLARDIVNDFPGYVICKRDQAQASMFPLNEGEWLVSGGFYYLLPLAKVGAPKMSMAAADFVENLSSGSAMEVLPWKKNGVWKVKLVINSSRLEDILSEQVNTEALIEKMRMAAATATPKRSKGSRLAVGCKPAYSKAS; encoded by the coding sequence ATGGGGAATTGTTCTCTCAAAGGGGTCAATGCTGAGTGTAGAAACTCCATCAGGGTTTTAACAGATGGTGGTGAAATCATTGATGTTAAAGGCCCTAAACTTGCCCGAGATATTGTAAACGATTTTCCGGGGTACGTTATTTGTAAAAGAGATCAAGCTCAAGCTTCAATGTTTCCATTGAATGAAGGTGAGTGGTTGGTTAGTGGGGGATTTTATTATCTTCTTCCATTAGCCAAAGTTGGGGCACCAAAGATGTCGATGGCAGCAGCTGATTTTGTTGAGAATTTGTCAAGTGGGTCGGCTATGGAGGTGTTGCCATGGAAGAAGAATGGGGTTTGGAAAGTGAAACTGGTGATTAATAGTAGCCGGCTGGAGGATATTTTGTCGGAGCAAGTTAACACTGAGGCTTTGATTGAGAAGATGAGAATGGCGGCTGCTACTGCTACGCCGAAACGGAGCAAGGGTTCTAGGCTGGCGGTGGGGTGCAAGCCAGCCTATAGCAAAGCATCGTAA
- the LOC108483634 gene encoding RNA polymerase II transcriptional coactivator KELP, whose translation MDSETREKIKKTVRELLEEADMNEMTEYKIRQLASKRLELDLSESKCKAYVRHVVNAFLEEQKAKQEEEEEEEATGDDSNNNNNEFDDDGDLIICRLSDKRRVTLQDFRGKTLISIREYYKKDGKELPSSKGISLTEEQWSTLRKNIPNIEKAVTKMESHTM comes from the exons ATGGACTCAGAAACGAGAGAGAAGATAAAGAAAACGGTGAGGGAACTCTTGGAAGAAGCCGACATGAACGAAATGACAGAGTACAAGATTCGACAATTGGCTTCCAAGAGACTGGAACTCGACCTCTCCGAATCCAAGTGCAAGGCTTATGTCAGACATGTCGTCAATGCTTTCCTGGAAGAACAAAAGGCcaaacaagaagaagaagaagaagaagaagctacAGGTGATGATAGTAACAATAACAACAACGAGTTTGATGATGATGGTGATCTCATTATTTGCAGg TTGTCTGACAAGAGAAGGGTGACTCTCCAAGACTTTAGAGGGAAAACTTTAATTTCCATAAGGGAGTACTATAAAAAGGACGGCAAGGAACTTCCTTCTTCTAAAG GAATAAGTTTGACAGAAGAACAATGGTCTACCTTGAGGAAGAACATACCAAACATTGAGAAAGCTGTTACGAAGATGGAGTCACATACCATGTGA